One genomic region from Equus asinus isolate D_3611 breed Donkey chromosome 10, EquAss-T2T_v2, whole genome shotgun sequence encodes:
- the KIF12 gene encoding kinesin-like protein KIF12 isoform X14 produces the protein MEERGSPDGDPARSLEQGPEGPDTPIQVVLRVRPMSAAELRRGEQSALHCSGTRTLQVSPPGGGPDVAFRFGAVLDGACTQEDVFRACGVRRLGELALRGFSCTVFTFGQTGSGKTYTLTGPPPQGEGVPVPPSLAGIMQRTFAWLLDRVQHLGAPVTLQASYLEIYNEQVRDLLSLGAPRPLPVRWDKTRGFYVEQLRLVEFGSLGALMELLEMGLSRRRSSAHTLNQASSRSHALLTVYIGRQTVPPVDPGEAPVGGKLCFVDLAGSEKVAATGSRGELMLEANSINRSLLALGHCISLLLDPQRKQSHIPFRDSKLTKLLADSLGGRGVTLMVACVSPSAQCLPETLSTLRYASRAQRVTTRPQAPKSPVAKQPQRLEMEILQLREENRRLRSQLGQRDPKTSGLSGGRVAWAQQNLYGMLQEFMLENERLRKEKSQLQSSWDLARDEQRVLAQQVHELERCLLSACSLYQPGPGTAPPCPCVMVPAPPCHALPPLCSCPCSHLCPLCRAPLGQWACPRRGLHLPQMLGPHAPGSVPLSARPPPCVPPCSPGSAKCQRERSHSDWIQTRVLADLLMEEEVVPSAPPLPMVPPNTSPVQRGGAAVPNLARRLEALRDQIGSSLRRGRSQLPPSEGPRSPSRVLPPC, from the exons ATGGAGGAACGCGGGTCCCCCGATGG GGACCCCGCGCGGAGCCTGGAGCAGGGCCCAGAGGGGCCGGACACGCCCATCCAGGTGGTGTTGAG GGTGCGTCCCATGAGCGCGGCCGAGCTGCGGCGAGGGGAACAGAGCGCGTTGCACTGCTCAGGGACCAGGACTCTGCAG gtgaGCCCCCCGGGCGGCGGCCCCGACGTGGCGTTCCGCTTCGGCGCCGTGCTGGACGGGGCGTGCACGCAGGAGGACGTGTTCCGGGCGTGCGGCGTCCGGCGCCTGGGCGAGCTGGCGCTGCGCGG CTTCTCCTGCACTGTCTTCACCTTCGGCCAGACCGGCTCCGGGAAGACCTACACCCTGACCGGGCCTCCTCCCCAG GGAGAGGGGGTGCCTGTCCCCCCCAGCCTGGCTGGCATCATGCAGAGGACCTTCGCCTGGCTGTTAGACCGCGTGCAACACCTGGGTGCCCCTGTCACCCTCCAGGCCTCCTACCTGGAGATCTACAATGAGCAG GTCCGAGACTTGCTGAGCCTGGGGGCTCCCCGGCCCCTCCCCGTTCGCTGGGACAAGACCCGGGGCTTCTATGTGGAGCAGCTGCGGCTGGTGGAGTTTGGGAGTCTGGGGGCCCTGATGGAGCTTCTGGAGATGG GTCTTAGCCGTCGGAGGAGCTCAGCTCACACCCTGAACCAGGCCTCCAGCCGAAGCCACGCACTGCTCACAGTCTACATTGGCCGCCAAACC GTGCCTCCTGTGGACCCCGGGGAAGCCCCTGTTGGTGGGAAGCTGTGCTTCGTAGACCTGGCGGGCAGTGAAAAGGTGGCGGCCACGGGATCCCGCGGGGAGCTGATGCTTGAGGCCAACAGCATCAACCGCAGCCTGCTGGCCCTGG GTCACTGCATCTCCCTGCTGCTGGACCCACAGCGGAAGCAGAGCCACATCCCCTTCCGGGACAGCAAGCTCACCAAGCTGCTGGCGGACTCGCTGGGGGGGCGCGGGGTCACCCTCATG GTGGCCTGCGTGTCCCCCTCAGCCCAGTGCCTCCCCGAGACTCTCAGCACCCTGAGATACGCAAGCCGAGCCCAGCGGGTCACCACCCGACCACAGGCCCCCAAG TCGCCTGTGGCAAAGCAGCCCCAGCGTTTGGAGATGGAGATATTGCAGCTCCGGGAGGAGAACCGTCGCCTGCGGTCTCAACTGGGCCAAAGGGACCCCAAGA CCTCAGGGCTCAGTGGGGGCCGGGTGGCCTGGGCCCAGCAGAACCTCTACGGGATGCTCCAGGAGTTCATGCTGGAGAATGAGAGGCTCAG GAAAGAAAAGAGCCAGCTGCAGAGTAGCTGGGACCTGGCCCGGGATGAGCAGCGTGTCCTGGCCCAGCAGGTGCACGAGCTGGAGCG GTGTCTCCTGTCTGCCTGCTCCCTTTACCAGCCGGGCCCTGGCACAGCCCCACCGTGTCCCTGTGTGATGGTGCCAGCTCCCCCCTGCCAT GCCCTGCCAcccctctgctcctgcccctgcAGCCACCTCTGCCCCCTGTGCCGAGCACCACTGGGCCAGTGGGCCTGCCCACGGAGGGGGCTCCACCTGCCCCAG ATGCTTGGCCCTCATGCCCCAGGCAGCGTGCCCCTGTCTGCCCGGCCCCCGCCCTGCGTGCCCCCctgcagccctggctctgccaaaTGCCAAAGAGAGAG GAGTCACAGCGACTGGATTCAGACCCGGGTCCTGGCGGACTTGCtgatggaggaggaggtggtaCCCTCTGCACCCCCCCTACCCATGGTGCCCCCAAACACGTCGCCGGTGCAGAGag GTGGGGCTGCAGTCCCAAACCTGGCCCGGAGACTGGAGGCCCTCAGAGACCAAATCGGCAGCTCCCTGCGACGGGGCCGGAGCCAGCTGCCCCCCAGTGAGGGCCCACGGAGCCCTAGCCGGGTCCTCCCTCCCTGCTGA
- the KIF12 gene encoding kinesin-like protein KIF12 isoform X1: protein MEERGSPDGDPARSLEQGPEGPDTPIQVVLRVRPMSAAELRRGEQSALHCSGTRTLQSAPPLLHPPLPQVSPPGGGPDVAFRFGAVLDGACTQEDVFRACGVRRLGELALRGFSCTVFTFGQTGSGKTYTLTGPPPQGEGVPVPPSLAGIMQRTFAWLLDRVQHLGAPVTLQASYLEIYNEQVRDLLSLGAPRPLPVRWDKTRGFYVEQLRLVEFGSLGALMELLEMGLSRRRSSAHTLNQASSRSHALLTVYIGRQTVSAPAWGSSWLRATERGSASGGINQLGHVQEQVPPVDPGEAPVGGKLCFVDLAGSEKVAATGSRGELMLEANSINRSLLALGHCISLLLDPQRKQSHIPFRDSKLTKLLADSLGGRGVTLMVACVSPSAQCLPETLSTLRYASRAQRVTTRPQAPKSPVAKQPQRLEMEILQLREENRRLRSQLGQRDPKTSGLSGGRVAWAQQNLYGMLQEFMLENERLRKEKSQLQSSWDLARDEQRVLAQQVHELERCLLSACSLYQPGPGTAPPCPCVMVPAPPCHPPLPPVPSTTGPVGLPTEGAPPAPGRRDQGGARGGWERWRPWPRGSALWGAPELWLSGWVTGMLGPHAPGSVPLSARPPPCVPPCSPGSAKCQRERSHSDWIQTRVLADLLMEEEVVPSAPPLPMVPPNTSPVQRGGAAVPNLARRLEALRDQIGSSLRRGRSQLPPSEGPRSPSRVLPPC from the exons ATGGAGGAACGCGGGTCCCCCGATGG GGACCCCGCGCGGAGCCTGGAGCAGGGCCCAGAGGGGCCGGACACGCCCATCCAGGTGGTGTTGAG GGTGCGTCCCATGAGCGCGGCCGAGCTGCGGCGAGGGGAACAGAGCGCGTTGCACTGCTCAGGGACCAGGACTCTGCAG AGTGCCCCGCCCcttctccaccctcccctcccccaggtgaGCCCCCCGGGCGGCGGCCCCGACGTGGCGTTCCGCTTCGGCGCCGTGCTGGACGGGGCGTGCACGCAGGAGGACGTGTTCCGGGCGTGCGGCGTCCGGCGCCTGGGCGAGCTGGCGCTGCGCGG CTTCTCCTGCACTGTCTTCACCTTCGGCCAGACCGGCTCCGGGAAGACCTACACCCTGACCGGGCCTCCTCCCCAG GGAGAGGGGGTGCCTGTCCCCCCCAGCCTGGCTGGCATCATGCAGAGGACCTTCGCCTGGCTGTTAGACCGCGTGCAACACCTGGGTGCCCCTGTCACCCTCCAGGCCTCCTACCTGGAGATCTACAATGAGCAG GTCCGAGACTTGCTGAGCCTGGGGGCTCCCCGGCCCCTCCCCGTTCGCTGGGACAAGACCCGGGGCTTCTATGTGGAGCAGCTGCGGCTGGTGGAGTTTGGGAGTCTGGGGGCCCTGATGGAGCTTCTGGAGATGG GTCTTAGCCGTCGGAGGAGCTCAGCTCACACCCTGAACCAGGCCTCCAGCCGAAGCCACGCACTGCTCACAGTCTACATTGGCCGCCAAACCGTGAGTGCCCCAGCCTGGGGAAGCAGCTGGCTCCGGGCCACCGAGCGAGGGTCGGCCTCTGGAGGTATTAACCAGCTTGGGCATGTACAGGAG CAGGTGCCTCCTGTGGACCCCGGGGAAGCCCCTGTTGGTGGGAAGCTGTGCTTCGTAGACCTGGCGGGCAGTGAAAAGGTGGCGGCCACGGGATCCCGCGGGGAGCTGATGCTTGAGGCCAACAGCATCAACCGCAGCCTGCTGGCCCTGG GTCACTGCATCTCCCTGCTGCTGGACCCACAGCGGAAGCAGAGCCACATCCCCTTCCGGGACAGCAAGCTCACCAAGCTGCTGGCGGACTCGCTGGGGGGGCGCGGGGTCACCCTCATG GTGGCCTGCGTGTCCCCCTCAGCCCAGTGCCTCCCCGAGACTCTCAGCACCCTGAGATACGCAAGCCGAGCCCAGCGGGTCACCACCCGACCACAGGCCCCCAAG TCGCCTGTGGCAAAGCAGCCCCAGCGTTTGGAGATGGAGATATTGCAGCTCCGGGAGGAGAACCGTCGCCTGCGGTCTCAACTGGGCCAAAGGGACCCCAAGA CCTCAGGGCTCAGTGGGGGCCGGGTGGCCTGGGCCCAGCAGAACCTCTACGGGATGCTCCAGGAGTTCATGCTGGAGAATGAGAGGCTCAG GAAAGAAAAGAGCCAGCTGCAGAGTAGCTGGGACCTGGCCCGGGATGAGCAGCGTGTCCTGGCCCAGCAGGTGCACGAGCTGGAGCG GTGTCTCCTGTCTGCCTGCTCCCTTTACCAGCCGGGCCCTGGCACAGCCCCACCGTGTCCCTGTGTGATGGTGCCAGCTCCCCCCTGCCAT CCACCTCTGCCCCCTGTGCCGAGCACCACTGGGCCAGTGGGCCTGCCCACGGAGGGGGCTCCACCTGCCCCAGGTAGGAGGGACCAAGGTGGGGCTAGGGGAGGCTGGGAGCGCTGGAGACCTTGGCCTAGGGGATCGGCTCTCTGGGGGGCTCCGGAGCTCTGGCTGTCAGGCTGGGTCACAGGG ATGCTTGGCCCTCATGCCCCAGGCAGCGTGCCCCTGTCTGCCCGGCCCCCGCCCTGCGTGCCCCCctgcagccctggctctgccaaaTGCCAAAGAGAGAG GAGTCACAGCGACTGGATTCAGACCCGGGTCCTGGCGGACTTGCtgatggaggaggaggtggtaCCCTCTGCACCCCCCCTACCCATGGTGCCCCCAAACACGTCGCCGGTGCAGAGag GTGGGGCTGCAGTCCCAAACCTGGCCCGGAGACTGGAGGCCCTCAGAGACCAAATCGGCAGCTCCCTGCGACGGGGCCGGAGCCAGCTGCCCCCCAGTGAGGGCCCACGGAGCCCTAGCCGGGTCCTCCCTCCCTGCTGA
- the KIF12 gene encoding kinesin-like protein KIF12 isoform X6: MEERGSPDGDPARSLEQGPEGPDTPIQVVLRVRPMSAAELRRGEQSALHCSGTRTLQSAPPLLHPPLPQVSPPGGGPDVAFRFGAVLDGACTQEDVFRACGVRRLGELALRGFSCTVFTFGQTGSGKTYTLTGPPPQGEGVPVPPSLAGIMQRTFAWLLDRVQHLGAPVTLQASYLEIYNEQVRDLLSLGAPRPLPVRWDKTRGFYVEQLRLVEFGSLGALMELLEMGLSRRRSSAHTLNQASSRSHALLTVYIGRQTQVPPVDPGEAPVGGKLCFVDLAGSEKVAATGSRGELMLEANSINRSLLALGHCISLLLDPQRKQSHIPFRDSKLTKLLADSLGGRGVTLMVACVSPSAQCLPETLSTLRYASRAQRVTTRPQAPKSPVAKQPQRLEMEILQLREENRRLRSQLGQRDPKTSGLSGGRVAWAQQNLYGMLQEFMLENERLRKEKSQLQSSWDLARDEQRVLAQQVHELERCLLSACSLYQPGPGTAPPCPCVMVPAPPCHPPLPPVPSTTGPVGLPTEGAPPAPGRRDQGGARGGWERWRPWPRGSALWGAPELWLSGWVTGMLGPHAPGSVPLSARPPPCVPPCSPGSAKCQRERSHSDWIQTRVLADLLMEEEVVPSAPPLPMVPPNTSPVQRGGAAVPNLARRLEALRDQIGSSLRRGRSQLPPSEGPRSPSRVLPPC; the protein is encoded by the exons ATGGAGGAACGCGGGTCCCCCGATGG GGACCCCGCGCGGAGCCTGGAGCAGGGCCCAGAGGGGCCGGACACGCCCATCCAGGTGGTGTTGAG GGTGCGTCCCATGAGCGCGGCCGAGCTGCGGCGAGGGGAACAGAGCGCGTTGCACTGCTCAGGGACCAGGACTCTGCAG AGTGCCCCGCCCcttctccaccctcccctcccccaggtgaGCCCCCCGGGCGGCGGCCCCGACGTGGCGTTCCGCTTCGGCGCCGTGCTGGACGGGGCGTGCACGCAGGAGGACGTGTTCCGGGCGTGCGGCGTCCGGCGCCTGGGCGAGCTGGCGCTGCGCGG CTTCTCCTGCACTGTCTTCACCTTCGGCCAGACCGGCTCCGGGAAGACCTACACCCTGACCGGGCCTCCTCCCCAG GGAGAGGGGGTGCCTGTCCCCCCCAGCCTGGCTGGCATCATGCAGAGGACCTTCGCCTGGCTGTTAGACCGCGTGCAACACCTGGGTGCCCCTGTCACCCTCCAGGCCTCCTACCTGGAGATCTACAATGAGCAG GTCCGAGACTTGCTGAGCCTGGGGGCTCCCCGGCCCCTCCCCGTTCGCTGGGACAAGACCCGGGGCTTCTATGTGGAGCAGCTGCGGCTGGTGGAGTTTGGGAGTCTGGGGGCCCTGATGGAGCTTCTGGAGATGG GTCTTAGCCGTCGGAGGAGCTCAGCTCACACCCTGAACCAGGCCTCCAGCCGAAGCCACGCACTGCTCACAGTCTACATTGGCCGCCAAACC CAGGTGCCTCCTGTGGACCCCGGGGAAGCCCCTGTTGGTGGGAAGCTGTGCTTCGTAGACCTGGCGGGCAGTGAAAAGGTGGCGGCCACGGGATCCCGCGGGGAGCTGATGCTTGAGGCCAACAGCATCAACCGCAGCCTGCTGGCCCTGG GTCACTGCATCTCCCTGCTGCTGGACCCACAGCGGAAGCAGAGCCACATCCCCTTCCGGGACAGCAAGCTCACCAAGCTGCTGGCGGACTCGCTGGGGGGGCGCGGGGTCACCCTCATG GTGGCCTGCGTGTCCCCCTCAGCCCAGTGCCTCCCCGAGACTCTCAGCACCCTGAGATACGCAAGCCGAGCCCAGCGGGTCACCACCCGACCACAGGCCCCCAAG TCGCCTGTGGCAAAGCAGCCCCAGCGTTTGGAGATGGAGATATTGCAGCTCCGGGAGGAGAACCGTCGCCTGCGGTCTCAACTGGGCCAAAGGGACCCCAAGA CCTCAGGGCTCAGTGGGGGCCGGGTGGCCTGGGCCCAGCAGAACCTCTACGGGATGCTCCAGGAGTTCATGCTGGAGAATGAGAGGCTCAG GAAAGAAAAGAGCCAGCTGCAGAGTAGCTGGGACCTGGCCCGGGATGAGCAGCGTGTCCTGGCCCAGCAGGTGCACGAGCTGGAGCG GTGTCTCCTGTCTGCCTGCTCCCTTTACCAGCCGGGCCCTGGCACAGCCCCACCGTGTCCCTGTGTGATGGTGCCAGCTCCCCCCTGCCAT CCACCTCTGCCCCCTGTGCCGAGCACCACTGGGCCAGTGGGCCTGCCCACGGAGGGGGCTCCACCTGCCCCAGGTAGGAGGGACCAAGGTGGGGCTAGGGGAGGCTGGGAGCGCTGGAGACCTTGGCCTAGGGGATCGGCTCTCTGGGGGGCTCCGGAGCTCTGGCTGTCAGGCTGGGTCACAGGG ATGCTTGGCCCTCATGCCCCAGGCAGCGTGCCCCTGTCTGCCCGGCCCCCGCCCTGCGTGCCCCCctgcagccctggctctgccaaaTGCCAAAGAGAGAG GAGTCACAGCGACTGGATTCAGACCCGGGTCCTGGCGGACTTGCtgatggaggaggaggtggtaCCCTCTGCACCCCCCCTACCCATGGTGCCCCCAAACACGTCGCCGGTGCAGAGag GTGGGGCTGCAGTCCCAAACCTGGCCCGGAGACTGGAGGCCCTCAGAGACCAAATCGGCAGCTCCCTGCGACGGGGCCGGAGCCAGCTGCCCCCCAGTGAGGGCCCACGGAGCCCTAGCCGGGTCCTCCCTCCCTGCTGA
- the KIF12 gene encoding kinesin-like protein KIF12 isoform X13, which translates to MEERGSPDGDPARSLEQGPEGPDTPIQVVLRVRPMSAAELRRGEQSALHCSGTRTLQVSPPGGGPDVAFRFGAVLDGACTQEDVFRACGVRRLGELALRGFSCTVFTFGQTGSGKTYTLTGPPPQGEGVPVPPSLAGIMQRTFAWLLDRVQHLGAPVTLQASYLEIYNEQVRDLLSLGAPRPLPVRWDKTRGFYVEQLRLVEFGSLGALMELLEMGLSRRRSSAHTLNQASSRSHALLTVYIGRQTQVPPVDPGEAPVGGKLCFVDLAGSEKVAATGSRGELMLEANSINRSLLALGHCISLLLDPQRKQSHIPFRDSKLTKLLADSLGGRGVTLMVACVSPSAQCLPETLSTLRYASRAQRVTTRPQAPKSPVAKQPQRLEMEILQLREENRRLRSQLGQRDPKTSGLSGGRVAWAQQNLYGMLQEFMLENERLRKEKSQLQSSWDLARDEQRVLAQQVHELERCLLSACSLYQPGPGTAPPCPCVMVPAPPCHALPPLCSCPCSHLCPLCRAPLGQWACPRRGLHLPQMLGPHAPGSVPLSARPPPCVPPCSPGSAKCQRERSHSDWIQTRVLADLLMEEEVVPSAPPLPMVPPNTSPVQRGGAAVPNLARRLEALRDQIGSSLRRGRSQLPPSEGPRSPSRVLPPC; encoded by the exons ATGGAGGAACGCGGGTCCCCCGATGG GGACCCCGCGCGGAGCCTGGAGCAGGGCCCAGAGGGGCCGGACACGCCCATCCAGGTGGTGTTGAG GGTGCGTCCCATGAGCGCGGCCGAGCTGCGGCGAGGGGAACAGAGCGCGTTGCACTGCTCAGGGACCAGGACTCTGCAG gtgaGCCCCCCGGGCGGCGGCCCCGACGTGGCGTTCCGCTTCGGCGCCGTGCTGGACGGGGCGTGCACGCAGGAGGACGTGTTCCGGGCGTGCGGCGTCCGGCGCCTGGGCGAGCTGGCGCTGCGCGG CTTCTCCTGCACTGTCTTCACCTTCGGCCAGACCGGCTCCGGGAAGACCTACACCCTGACCGGGCCTCCTCCCCAG GGAGAGGGGGTGCCTGTCCCCCCCAGCCTGGCTGGCATCATGCAGAGGACCTTCGCCTGGCTGTTAGACCGCGTGCAACACCTGGGTGCCCCTGTCACCCTCCAGGCCTCCTACCTGGAGATCTACAATGAGCAG GTCCGAGACTTGCTGAGCCTGGGGGCTCCCCGGCCCCTCCCCGTTCGCTGGGACAAGACCCGGGGCTTCTATGTGGAGCAGCTGCGGCTGGTGGAGTTTGGGAGTCTGGGGGCCCTGATGGAGCTTCTGGAGATGG GTCTTAGCCGTCGGAGGAGCTCAGCTCACACCCTGAACCAGGCCTCCAGCCGAAGCCACGCACTGCTCACAGTCTACATTGGCCGCCAAACC CAGGTGCCTCCTGTGGACCCCGGGGAAGCCCCTGTTGGTGGGAAGCTGTGCTTCGTAGACCTGGCGGGCAGTGAAAAGGTGGCGGCCACGGGATCCCGCGGGGAGCTGATGCTTGAGGCCAACAGCATCAACCGCAGCCTGCTGGCCCTGG GTCACTGCATCTCCCTGCTGCTGGACCCACAGCGGAAGCAGAGCCACATCCCCTTCCGGGACAGCAAGCTCACCAAGCTGCTGGCGGACTCGCTGGGGGGGCGCGGGGTCACCCTCATG GTGGCCTGCGTGTCCCCCTCAGCCCAGTGCCTCCCCGAGACTCTCAGCACCCTGAGATACGCAAGCCGAGCCCAGCGGGTCACCACCCGACCACAGGCCCCCAAG TCGCCTGTGGCAAAGCAGCCCCAGCGTTTGGAGATGGAGATATTGCAGCTCCGGGAGGAGAACCGTCGCCTGCGGTCTCAACTGGGCCAAAGGGACCCCAAGA CCTCAGGGCTCAGTGGGGGCCGGGTGGCCTGGGCCCAGCAGAACCTCTACGGGATGCTCCAGGAGTTCATGCTGGAGAATGAGAGGCTCAG GAAAGAAAAGAGCCAGCTGCAGAGTAGCTGGGACCTGGCCCGGGATGAGCAGCGTGTCCTGGCCCAGCAGGTGCACGAGCTGGAGCG GTGTCTCCTGTCTGCCTGCTCCCTTTACCAGCCGGGCCCTGGCACAGCCCCACCGTGTCCCTGTGTGATGGTGCCAGCTCCCCCCTGCCAT GCCCTGCCAcccctctgctcctgcccctgcAGCCACCTCTGCCCCCTGTGCCGAGCACCACTGGGCCAGTGGGCCTGCCCACGGAGGGGGCTCCACCTGCCCCAG ATGCTTGGCCCTCATGCCCCAGGCAGCGTGCCCCTGTCTGCCCGGCCCCCGCCCTGCGTGCCCCCctgcagccctggctctgccaaaTGCCAAAGAGAGAG GAGTCACAGCGACTGGATTCAGACCCGGGTCCTGGCGGACTTGCtgatggaggaggaggtggtaCCCTCTGCACCCCCCCTACCCATGGTGCCCCCAAACACGTCGCCGGTGCAGAGag GTGGGGCTGCAGTCCCAAACCTGGCCCGGAGACTGGAGGCCCTCAGAGACCAAATCGGCAGCTCCCTGCGACGGGGCCGGAGCCAGCTGCCCCCCAGTGAGGGCCCACGGAGCCCTAGCCGGGTCCTCCCTCCCTGCTGA
- the KIF12 gene encoding kinesin-like protein KIF12 isoform X8 codes for MEERGSPDGDPARSLEQGPEGPDTPIQVVLRVRPMSAAELRRGEQSALHCSGTRTLQVSPPGGGPDVAFRFGAVLDGACTQEDVFRACGVRRLGELALRGFSCTVFTFGQTGSGKTYTLTGPPPQGEGVPVPPSLAGIMQRTFAWLLDRVQHLGAPVTLQASYLEIYNEQVRDLLSLGAPRPLPVRWDKTRGFYVEQLRLVEFGSLGALMELLEMGLSRRRSSAHTLNQASSRSHALLTVYIGRQTVSAPAWGSSWLRATERGSASGGINQLGHVQEQVPPVDPGEAPVGGKLCFVDLAGSEKVAATGSRGELMLEANSINRSLLALGHCISLLLDPQRKQSHIPFRDSKLTKLLADSLGGRGVTLMVACVSPSAQCLPETLSTLRYASRAQRVTTRPQAPKSPVAKQPQRLEMEILQLREENRRLRSQLGQRDPKTSGLSGGRVAWAQQNLYGMLQEFMLENERLRKEKSQLQSSWDLARDEQRVLAQQVHELERCLLSACSLYQPGPGTAPPCPCVMVPAPPCHALPPLCSCPCSHLCPLCRAPLGQWACPRRGLHLPQMLGPHAPGSVPLSARPPPCVPPCSPGSAKCQRERSHSDWIQTRVLADLLMEEEVVPSAPPLPMVPPNTSPVQRGGAAVPNLARRLEALRDQIGSSLRRGRSQLPPSEGPRSPSRVLPPC; via the exons ATGGAGGAACGCGGGTCCCCCGATGG GGACCCCGCGCGGAGCCTGGAGCAGGGCCCAGAGGGGCCGGACACGCCCATCCAGGTGGTGTTGAG GGTGCGTCCCATGAGCGCGGCCGAGCTGCGGCGAGGGGAACAGAGCGCGTTGCACTGCTCAGGGACCAGGACTCTGCAG gtgaGCCCCCCGGGCGGCGGCCCCGACGTGGCGTTCCGCTTCGGCGCCGTGCTGGACGGGGCGTGCACGCAGGAGGACGTGTTCCGGGCGTGCGGCGTCCGGCGCCTGGGCGAGCTGGCGCTGCGCGG CTTCTCCTGCACTGTCTTCACCTTCGGCCAGACCGGCTCCGGGAAGACCTACACCCTGACCGGGCCTCCTCCCCAG GGAGAGGGGGTGCCTGTCCCCCCCAGCCTGGCTGGCATCATGCAGAGGACCTTCGCCTGGCTGTTAGACCGCGTGCAACACCTGGGTGCCCCTGTCACCCTCCAGGCCTCCTACCTGGAGATCTACAATGAGCAG GTCCGAGACTTGCTGAGCCTGGGGGCTCCCCGGCCCCTCCCCGTTCGCTGGGACAAGACCCGGGGCTTCTATGTGGAGCAGCTGCGGCTGGTGGAGTTTGGGAGTCTGGGGGCCCTGATGGAGCTTCTGGAGATGG GTCTTAGCCGTCGGAGGAGCTCAGCTCACACCCTGAACCAGGCCTCCAGCCGAAGCCACGCACTGCTCACAGTCTACATTGGCCGCCAAACCGTGAGTGCCCCAGCCTGGGGAAGCAGCTGGCTCCGGGCCACCGAGCGAGGGTCGGCCTCTGGAGGTATTAACCAGCTTGGGCATGTACAGGAG CAGGTGCCTCCTGTGGACCCCGGGGAAGCCCCTGTTGGTGGGAAGCTGTGCTTCGTAGACCTGGCGGGCAGTGAAAAGGTGGCGGCCACGGGATCCCGCGGGGAGCTGATGCTTGAGGCCAACAGCATCAACCGCAGCCTGCTGGCCCTGG GTCACTGCATCTCCCTGCTGCTGGACCCACAGCGGAAGCAGAGCCACATCCCCTTCCGGGACAGCAAGCTCACCAAGCTGCTGGCGGACTCGCTGGGGGGGCGCGGGGTCACCCTCATG GTGGCCTGCGTGTCCCCCTCAGCCCAGTGCCTCCCCGAGACTCTCAGCACCCTGAGATACGCAAGCCGAGCCCAGCGGGTCACCACCCGACCACAGGCCCCCAAG TCGCCTGTGGCAAAGCAGCCCCAGCGTTTGGAGATGGAGATATTGCAGCTCCGGGAGGAGAACCGTCGCCTGCGGTCTCAACTGGGCCAAAGGGACCCCAAGA CCTCAGGGCTCAGTGGGGGCCGGGTGGCCTGGGCCCAGCAGAACCTCTACGGGATGCTCCAGGAGTTCATGCTGGAGAATGAGAGGCTCAG GAAAGAAAAGAGCCAGCTGCAGAGTAGCTGGGACCTGGCCCGGGATGAGCAGCGTGTCCTGGCCCAGCAGGTGCACGAGCTGGAGCG GTGTCTCCTGTCTGCCTGCTCCCTTTACCAGCCGGGCCCTGGCACAGCCCCACCGTGTCCCTGTGTGATGGTGCCAGCTCCCCCCTGCCAT GCCCTGCCAcccctctgctcctgcccctgcAGCCACCTCTGCCCCCTGTGCCGAGCACCACTGGGCCAGTGGGCCTGCCCACGGAGGGGGCTCCACCTGCCCCAG ATGCTTGGCCCTCATGCCCCAGGCAGCGTGCCCCTGTCTGCCCGGCCCCCGCCCTGCGTGCCCCCctgcagccctggctctgccaaaTGCCAAAGAGAGAG GAGTCACAGCGACTGGATTCAGACCCGGGTCCTGGCGGACTTGCtgatggaggaggaggtggtaCCCTCTGCACCCCCCCTACCCATGGTGCCCCCAAACACGTCGCCGGTGCAGAGag GTGGGGCTGCAGTCCCAAACCTGGCCCGGAGACTGGAGGCCCTCAGAGACCAAATCGGCAGCTCCCTGCGACGGGGCCGGAGCCAGCTGCCCCCCAGTGAGGGCCCACGGAGCCCTAGCCGGGTCCTCCCTCCCTGCTGA